The following are encoded together in the Deinococcus soli (ex Cha et al. 2016) genome:
- a CDS encoding formate dehydrogenase accessory sulfurtransferase FdhD: MAVEEPLELRLHTPDGPLPLGVLMRTPGHDRELLLGWLVAEALLPEDLTLHPDAENPNVWHLHTPDFARLAAGARLAVSSSACGVCGSGSVERLMTRASPPVWAGGPLDVAWLSGLPEALAAAQPGFAATGGLHGAALFTPDGARLAAFEDVGRHNAVDKLVGWAQDRRRLPLSNAVLVVSSRAGFEIVQKAVTAGVAVVVTVGAATSLAVDTAAAFGVTLCGFARGDRLTMYAGAHRFAAVVQAGPPPDD; encoded by the coding sequence GTGGCGGTCGAGGAGCCGCTGGAACTGCGGCTGCACACGCCGGACGGCCCGCTGCCGCTGGGGGTGCTGATGCGCACGCCCGGCCATGACCGCGAGCTGCTGCTGGGCTGGCTGGTCGCCGAGGCGCTGCTGCCTGAGGACTTGACGCTGCACCCCGACGCGGAGAACCCGAACGTGTGGCACCTGCACACGCCGGACTTCGCGCGGCTGGCGGCGGGCGCGCGACTGGCGGTGTCATCCAGCGCGTGCGGGGTGTGCGGGTCGGGCAGCGTGGAGCGCCTGATGACCCGCGCCTCTCCCCCAGTCTGGGCGGGCGGACCGCTGGACGTGGCGTGGCTCTCGGGCCTGCCGGAGGCGCTCGCGGCGGCCCAGCCGGGCTTCGCGGCGACCGGCGGGCTGCACGGCGCGGCGCTGTTCACCCCGGACGGCGCACGGCTCGCGGCGTTCGAGGACGTGGGGCGGCACAACGCCGTGGACAAACTGGTTGGCTGGGCGCAGGACCGGAGACGCCTCCCCCTGTCGAACGCCGTGCTCGTGGTAAGCAGCCGAGCGGGTTTCGAGATCGTCCAGAAGGCCGTGACGGCTGGTGTGGCGGTCGTCGTGACGGTGGGCGCCGCGACCAGCCTCGCCGTGGACACCGCCGCGGCGTTCGGGGTGACCCTGTGCGGCTTTGCGAGAGGGGACCGGCTGACCATGTACGCCGGAGCACACCGGTTCGCGGCGGTCGTTCAGGCCGGTCCTCCGCCAGACGACTGA